tttgtgtgtgtgtgacaggagaaTGTGTGTTATCTGTCAAGCCCAGAGAGAAGGCAGAAGGCATGGAGCTGAACTTCCAGCAGGTATTTAACACATAAACACTCAGACCAGCGGCTGTTTACTCGGCTGTTAATAGGACTGGAATcaaccagagggagagagagaaggggggtgagagaaagagagaaggtcaGAAAGGGTGgcaagagaaggggagaagagagacgtTAGGAGacacgagagaaggagaggttgagaaagagaagaggggaggagagagggatatataTAGAAATGGAGgagcgggagagaaagagaggtagaaatTGTGAGGGTGAAGGTGATGAGACAAACAGTATTTCCGGTATTTTCAAACTTAGCAGTGTTACCCACCTACTCCCTGTGCACTACCAACATAAATCCACTTATCCTTATGAAGTATGTGCATGCTCTAataacgtctgtgtgtgtgtgtgccctggggtgtgtgtgtgtgttaacctggggtgtgtgtgttccagaacaTGAGTGATGCCATGGCAGTCCTTCCCAAACTGTCAACAGGTCTGGATGTCAACGTGCGTTTCACAGGCGTTACTGACTTCGAGTACACCCCAGAATGCATTGTGTTTGACTTGCTCAACATCCCACTGTACCACGGCTGGTTGGTTGACCCACAGGTATGAGCTTTCACAATAAGAGTCCTCCTGAGGGATTTCCACAATAAAAGTCCCACTAAAAGTATTTTCCCATTTAGTCCTTTCTTGTCTTTTCACAGTAAATGTCGTCTAGAGGGATAATATTGTTTCTTCTTGTCCCTCCTCAGAGTCCAGAGATGGTGTCAGCTGTGGGGAAGCTGAGCTATAACCAGCTGGTGGAGAAGATCATCGACTACAAACACTCAACAGACAGTAGCCGCGTCAGTGAAGGTGACCTTTCACCTTTGGACCCTGTCCTGACCCAAATCCTTCTGACCCTAATCCTGACGCCACCGCTGACTCTACCCTGACCCCACCGTGACCCCTGACCGCCACTGTGACCCTGTGTCCCCAGGTCTGGTGTCGGAGCAGTTCCTGGAGTCCACGGCCACCCAGCTGTCGTACCACGGCCTGTGTGAGCTCAACGCCACCGCCTCCGAGGGAGAGATCTCCGTCTTCTTCAGGAACAACCACTTCAGCACCATGATCAAGCACAAGGTGTGTGTAGCGGTGTATGTTcctggtgtgcgtgtttgtgcgtcagcccccctgacccctgcccccctgccccccagggtCACCTGTACCTGCTGGTGACGGACCAGGGcttcctgcaggaggaggggctggtgtgGGAGAGCCTACACAACGTGGAGGGGGACGGGAACTTCTGCGACTCAGACTTCCGcctctgccaccccccccagcGGCCCCTGGCCCCGCCCGTCTCCCTGCCCAGcccgcagcagcagcagaggcagATAGACCAGGTCAGGCTACAGGCTACAgtgatgctaatgctaatggaACAGCAGTGAAAAGGAGAAGGACAATAACACCAGTCTTTGTTCTTTggttctctttgtgtgtgtgtgtgcatttctgtgcgtgcgtgcatgccactttgtgtgtctgtgtgtgtgtccttgcctgtttgtatgcttgtgtgtgtctgcgtgtcggtttgtgcgtgtgtgtgtgcctccctgtttgtgtgtgtgtgtgtgtgtgcgtgtccaggaCTACCTGGTAGCCATGTCTCTCCAGCAGGCCCAGGGAGAGGCCCCGGGGCCCCTCAGTGACCTGGAGCTAGCTCgccagctgcaggaggaggagtaccaacagcagcagcagcagcagcagcaacaacagggcccctcccagccccacacacagcaggtagAGACGTGTCTCTGCCCAGCACAGTCACCTCCCTGACACGCACACTAGACAAGCACCAGTCCGCCACCATGCTGTCACTGGTGTCAAcacggtttgtttgttttccttccaggtcagaggtcaagctTCGGGTCAACAGGGAGGATCGAGAAGACGAGAGAAGGACTCGGACTGTGTCATACTAtagacctcctcacccctcatcctgacccctccctcctcacccctccgccTCACCCTGTTCCCCACGGCCCCCTCCTGTCCAGCCCCGCCCAGGCATGCTCAGTCCTGTCCTTTCCTGCCCAGCAACCAGTCTGTAACCAGGCCGTCTGCCACCAGTTAGTCTGTTACCAGGCAGTCAGTCTGTCACTATGCAGTCAGTCTGTCACTATGCAGTCAGTCTGTAACCAGGTAGTCTATGACCAGGCAGTTGGTAACCAGGCAGTCAGTAACCAGGCAGTCAGTCTGTCACCAGCCTAGCTGGGTGTACGTGAGGCTTCAGGAGACTGAGTGCTggaggtgtgagggagagaccGGGGGGATGTGAGCCAGGATGGCGGTGCTGGAACCTGGATCTGATGTCACCCTCTCCTGGGGCCTGGATGCCTCTGCTCACACGAGTGCTAAGAAGGTGGAGACGCTAACGCCTGTTTGGTTAAATATTGGAGCACAACaaatctcaccctctctctacctccccccactctacccccatccctccccaccccctctatcCCGCTCCACCCTCGAGGTCCTAGTCCATCAGTTCTGTCTGGCTCGTTTCAGTCAGGACTGCCCAGGTCCAGTCAGGGTTTAAGAACAGGAGCCGTCCTGTCCAGGAGGGATCTACTATGTCAAcattcctgcctcccccctccaaccctcacccctaccacccccctccaccaccacctgagGGATGCATCCAGTGCCCTGCTAAAGTGCTTTAACACATCTTAattaccgggggggggggggaggagagtatTTTAACACATAAAAATGATCTGCAAGTGGATTTTAATATGCTAAAGTACATCAATATGCTACAGTACTTTGATAATGCATAGGGGGGTACATGCTGAAGGGGTGTTGGGTCCTGGAAGGTGATCTTTCGCCCCCGTGTGACGAGCAGAGGAAGCGCAGCGGTCAGTTACCTAGTAAATATGCGAGAGAGCGGAGATCTGGGAGGTGTTATGAGGACAGCTAGCTCAGTCACTAGGCTctgttgtgggtgtttgtgatTATTGTCGTTGTTGAAGGATTGTAGCAGTTATAAAGATGCAATTGTGGACCTTTACTGTCAAATGAAGTGTATAGCAGATCTAGTACACTGTAAAGTGTACACCAGCACAGGAAGGATGCAAACCGCGATCCTGCACTTTTCAACAGAAAGTGGACAAGTGCACACTTGAGGAGGAAGGCAGCTGGGCCTTATTAGTAGCTTTAGGGGAGGGGCtttatgggagggggaggggcttactGCAACACTAGACCACACCCACTTATCGCCAAGTCTTAATTGCCGCCACCTATTTTTGCTTTGTATGTATTTAATGTTATGATGTCACCACGTCAGTAAAGGAAAATCAAAACTATCCTGGGATCTGGAGTctttttggagtgtgtgtgtgtgtgtgtgtgtgtgtgtgtgtgtgtgtgtgtgtgtgtgtgtgtgtgtgtgtgtgtgtgtgtgtgtgtgtgtgtgtgtgtgtgtgtgtgtgtgtgtgtgtgtgtgtgtgtgtgtgtgtgtgtgtgtgtgtgtgtgtgtgtgtgtgtgtgtgtgtgtgtgtgtgtgtgtgtgtgtgtgtcttcgcaAAGTACAACTTTGTTTGATGTCGTGGGTTCATGACATGACAGGCTGTGCCCTGAGCTGGAGGTCTGTGTCTTCATGATACTAGTCTGCTCTCCACAACTTCTCCATTCAAAGTCCATAAAGGCTCATTCAGAACATGTTCCTAGAAGTTACAATTAACCaccaacagtaaaaaaaattgattctgaggtttaaaaaaaaagccacaactttataaaaaaacaaacaaatgtcaAGTTTATTGAATGAGTCATGCATTAGTCTGGTTCAGGGTGTCTCTGGCCTGAAGGTTTGGATGATCCCAAAAACAACATCAGGCAAGTTCCTCAATGACAAGTGGAAAGGATTGTTGTCTAAATGGTACAAAATAATGTGAACAATATATCTTCCCCTTTTAAAAGGGACATATACTCATTCGACCTGTATCTGGTGTCCAAGATACGACCATATATGGACAAAGATGTTGGTTCTACCAGAACACCCTCACCAATGAGAGGCAGAGAATCAGAGGGTGGGGTGTAACACAGATAAATGCACTTCAGGAGTAACATGGAATAGTTTAAAATGTGAATTACAGAACCATGGATAGATTCTAAATTCAGTTTTGGAATGACATGAAAGGCCATGGAAGATGTGAACATGATGTCATCAAGTTGGGACCCTTGAGATGGCCTGACCATGTGACCTTACTTGCGTGGGTGACCAGTGACCactagggtcagaggtcagggcttCCTTTCCGGTCTGTGCCCATACATGTGAGCCtcatactttgtgtgtgtgtggtgggctaGATTAGGCTTTAGAATCAGGATTGGGGTCAGCGACGTTTGACAGTTTCGGGAAATTGGGGTCAAAGGTTAAGGTCATTTCATAGATCCCACTACAGACATGTCTTTTAAAAAGGTCAGGAGAGATCAAACTTCCTTAATAAAGCACTTCCTGGGAACATGACCGGCACGCCCTCATTGTCGCGGTAACATTTGCATTGATAAACAGTTGTACCTTCAGTACGACTCAAGGCATCAGTTTGCTCACAGGAACACCTATCGACTTCACTAAATAACTAAGCTAACTAACTAGCGCAGGAACGAGCACACACTTCCTGCCCGTCATTAGTGGTTCCAAGCTCCGTAGGTTTATCTGCCACTCTGGCATCTGCCGCTACTTGATTAACAGTAAAAACCCAGGCAGCCAGCTTTAGAAACAGCCAATACTGAACATACACGATGGTGTCGGAGactgacgaaaaataacaaaagtACATCAAAAGAAAACTGGTTTAGTAGAGTATCATATAAAACATTCACATATCCAGGGGCTGAGttcattctgtttttgaatacGAAGAATGGTATTTCAGACCGAGAGTTTCTCACGGTAAGAGAAAATCCCATCTCCCGTTATGTACAAATCGTCCGCTCCAAGACAGCCTTCTCTACCGGTTCGCTGGAGTTACAATCCATTCGCCACCCAGCTGGCGGGTGTTGTTGTCGAGCGTTAAATATGTAAAATCACATCAACGAAACATATGCTTGTTGTAATAACATTAATAAGCATAATTATAATAATGCATTAATATACACACTTAGTAAAGGGTTACAGACTTACGTTAGTGGAACATCAATATGAGTTTTTGCATAAATCTGTTGCAACGGGTTTGTCATTTTACCACAGGTAGTCATTTTGGTTCAACGTTGAAGGTTTGAAAATTAGAAAGCAAAAACACAAACGTTTGGCTGTTAGTTGGTCTTAGTTCACATAAAACTTCCAGTTTACTCAAAAAACTTGGACTGCCTAAACCTGATCCTTAGTGAAACAGAATTAGGCCACCAAGATAGATAAACAATCACGCATTAGATGGTTTACAGTCTCTTTTCttacattctctctccctctctctccgaggATGCTCATAGTTAATGACTTTGCCAAACGCATTCTCTGAgagcaaagaaagaaaaacgttCTTTTTGAGAACCTTGATACGGTTCAACGTTGTGCTTCCACAGACTCTACACAGTAGCCTTTTCCCCAGGCTCCTGAGAGCCCGTCTCTGTTCTCAAGGAACAAAGTTTACAAGTACAGCTGGTTAGGCATGTGCAACTCATGGAGTCTCCATCTTGCTACCGTTGCACAGGAGTTCCAATGACAGTCATTGGTCATTCGCTGCGCCCCTTTCGGCTCCTCCCACATTCTCTTGAGTCCTCCCATTCACATGTTGCCCCTCCCCATATTCAATTTCATACCTCCACTCACAGCCAGAGGTTTCCCTGCTTATCCTTCCGGAACTTTCTCATTAGGTGtattgaggaggagagaagatagggttctggaaggagggcTCACACACAGTTTCCAGACAGGGTGTgtagtgtgagggtgtgtatgcaTGACTTCAAGTGTGCTGTTGAGGCAAGCCATGCATCTCCACCCGCGGGtacgcgtgcatgcgtgtgtgtaaacatgtttttcctctccgtgtgtgtgcgtgcgcgccgTCCATTCCTTCTAgcataagggtgtgtgtgtgtgtgtgtgtgtgtgtttctgtcctccgcctgtgtgtgtgtgtgttcacatgatGCCGTTGGTGAAGTACTGGAAGCCGTCGTACAGCTTGGTGGTGATGGAGCGCATGGAGCCGTCCACCATCTGCTCCACCAGCACCTGCAGCTGCTCCTCCGTCAGGGACATGTGGAAACGCTCCTTCAGCTGGCGGATGGTGCTGGAGCCGTGGAAACACGGCAGGTgggaacctgggggggggggggggggggggggtgagagagagagagagagagagagagagaaaaacattcTATAAATACACTGaataacaaccacaacaacaacaacatcttcCGTAGAAGGACAGGGAAGTTGTGTACGTCAGTCCATGgctgaggagaaggagcaggaggaagggaggagaggcgaggaaaggaggaggaagagagtagtggggaggagaggagggaggacaggaggagagaggtttaCCTTGCTGCATGATCTCCACTATCTGGAGCACCTTCTCCATGTGCTTCCTGGCAGCGATGAGGCCCTGCAGCATCAGCATCTTGTAGTAGAGGAACATGTCTCCATCTAGACCCCCCATcacctgggggcaggggggaggaggagagggggggtggagggggataaCATGGAGAAGGggtgcagagaggcagagaatgaACAAGAGAATTAGACACAGGGATGCGGGAGACAGAGAGTAACGAAAGATAGCTTGGTTCACTAATAGATAGACTGGTTCACTAATAGATAGACTGGTTCACTCATAGATAGCCTGGTTCATGTATCGATAGCCTGGTTCACTCATAGATAGCCTGGTTCACGTATAGATAGCCTGGTTCACGTATACATAGCCTGGTTCACGTATAGATAGCCTGGTTCACATAAAGATAGCCTGGTTCACATAAAGATAGCCTGGTTCATGTATCGATAGCCTGGTTTATGTACAGATAACCAGGTTCATGTACAGATAACCTGGTTCATGTACAGATAGCCTGGTTCATGTACAGATAGCCTGGTTTCGACAGGAGGTCCCTGACATCACACTCACGTCCACAAACTCGCTGGTGAGCTTGAAGGCGGAGGTCTCGAAGCCCAGGTTacgaggagagctggagaggatgAAGCCAAAGTCGATGTGGATGATGTGGCCTTCCGAGTCCAGCAAGATGTTCCCGTTATGTCTGcggacgagaggagagggatgaaggaaggacagagacgagcgagggaggagagggatgaaggacagagacgagcgagaaaggagagggatgaaggacagagacgagcgagagaggagagggatgaaggacagagacgagcgagagaggagagggatgaaggacagagacgagcgagagaggagagggatgaaggacagagacgagcgagagaggagagggatgaaggacagaaacgagcgagggaggagagggatgaaggacagagacgatcgagagaggagagggatgaaggacagagatgagcgagagaggagagggatgaaggacagAGACGATCGAGGAAAGGGATGAAGGACAGAgacgagcgagggaggagagggatgaaggacagagacgagcgagggaggagagggatgaaggacagagacgagcgagggaggagagggatgaaggacagagacgagcgagggaggagagggatgaaggacagagacgagcaagggaggagagggatgaaggacagagacgagcgagggaggagagggatgaaggacagagaggagcgagggaggagagggatgaaggacagagacgagcgagagaggagaggtggagcacaGGGATCCCAGAAGAGGAACAAGAGAGATCGCATTTGGAGGGTAAGAGCGAGGgatgagcggagagagagagaggcaggagacggAGCCCAACGCGAGGGATGagtggggggggatgaggggctgaCCTGTCTTTGACCTGCAGCAGGTAGCAGATGAGGCTGTAGCCGGCGCAGCTCTGGACGAAGTTCCTCTGGGCGGACAGGAAGTTCTCGGTGGTGTAGCTGCCGTGCTCCTGCAGGAAGTAGTCCAGCAGGGACAGCTGGCTCTGCTTCCTCACCTGAGGGAACGCGCCGCACAGCAACAAGCGTGTCGTTAATGCCTTCATTTAGAGAAAAACGCTCGCGCTATTAATGTCATGCCaacaatgtgttcatttagcagactcttttatcTGGAGCGACATACaggaggggatttgaacctgcaacctcttgactaTAGTcacatgctctaaccactaagctcgACCCATCCCATATATGAAAGCCCCATTCAGCCCCTCCTCACTATGTAGAGATcagctgtgtgagtcagtgtgtgtgtgtgtgttcagtcagcTGACCTGATGCAAGGACACAGCGTTCAGCACGGGTTCGATCATGCCGCTGTCTGATGACACCACCAGGATCTTGTAGGGCTTGATCCACAGGGGCACTCTCTCCTGCTGCCAGAtagactggagggagggagggagggagggaggagagagggggaagagggagggaggagatcaTTACAGAAGAAGAAAGCAGAGAAGGAAGTAAAAAATTGACAATGTTTTGGGCCAGTAGAATAAAAACAAGAACAGGGCCTGACAGCCTGAGAGCACAGTAGAGTGACAGTAGAGTGACGGTAGAGCAGCGGGGCCTACCTGTAGCTGGCTGAGCACCTGGAAGGCGAGCAGCTCCTGTCTCAGGTCGTCTCCACACTTCACTATGACAGACAGCAGCCGCCACGCAGGGAGGTGACCATAGGGGGAGCCCTCCCTGATacgactgggggggggggggggggggaaggggggggggaagcttgATTAGAGGATGAGCAGCGACAACACTACTCTTTAAACACGAGAGGGGGGCCTGATCACCTGGCCTGGTCACCTGACTGGGCCTGGTCACGTGACCTACCTGACTTTCTCCTGCCAGGGTTCCTTCAGTACCACGGCCGAGGGGTCCTCCGGGTCTCGGCGGAacgtggtgggggtgtgggccAGGTTCTCCGACAAACGGCGCCTAGAACACAGGACGGTCATGTGACTTCCACACACTACTGGAACGAgctgagccgtgtgtgtgtgcgtgtgtgtgtgtgagtgagtgagtgagtgagtgagtgagtgagagagagagagagagagagagagagagagagagagagagaaagagactgcgtGAGCGAGGGAGTgaatgacagagacagacagcgagaaagagagaaagcaatccttgcgtgcgtgtgtgcgtgagcccACCCAGGCTTCCCTCGCGCACCTGATATCCCCAGCAGCGATGAACACGGGCTCCTTGCTCTCCAGGCTGGTGATGCTGTCCATGGAGAACTGGGAGACGTTGTCGCTGGCGCAGGCCGCCCCACCGCCCTCCTGGCccacctgcagctcctccatgtCGTCCAGCGCCCACGCCTCCTCATCGTTGTCGTAGTTGggcacggtggagaagctggACGCGCGCTGCTCCGCCGTGATCCCGCCGCCGCTCCCGGCGCATTCCGGGAGGTTCTCGGCCGAGCGGGCCGTACGGATGCGGGCCTCTGGGATGCGGGTGGGGACGCAGGAGGTCTCGAAGCTGTCGCACGCCAGCACCTCCACGTAGATGATGTAGGGAGCCTGGGGGAGGTGGCTCTGTTAATGACTGTCTAACCATCTCTGTTccggggggtgtttgtgtgtg
Above is a window of Osmerus mordax isolate fOsmMor3 chromosome 18, fOsmMor3.pri, whole genome shotgun sequence DNA encoding:
- the mindy1 gene encoding ubiquitin carboxyl-terminal hydrolase MINDY-1, translating into MSDASSDGVGGELLSVCREDLPLASTKAKDGSLPPAVSTATEDSTSLVDLPGYENPVKLPPASKTPLVEAEGPGKPRETTTPAQETTTPTPAKETTTPVSENGAPQEEERKGVEERSQSQTTLGGSQDLGPSSDSASFSIPSLELSDITPGNSLDEPLSSSYSALGVEGRSPSADAPCLGEEEALTGAGPGFTSTPAVPPLATGGATAAPEPEPVAPAYYFVKWITWKEKKTPIITQSENGPCPLLAIMNTLFLRWKAKLPAQTEVITTEDLMAHLGECVLSVKPREKAEGMELNFQQNMSDAMAVLPKLSTGLDVNVRFTGVTDFEYTPECIVFDLLNIPLYHGWLVDPQSPEMVSAVGKLSYNQLVEKIIDYKHSTDSSRVSEGLVSEQFLESTATQLSYHGLCELNATASEGEISVFFRNNHFSTMIKHKGHLYLLVTDQGFLQEEGLVWESLHNVEGDGNFCDSDFRLCHPPQRPLAPPVSLPSPQQQQRQIDQDYLVAMSLQQAQGEAPGPLSDLELARQLQEEEYQQQQQQQQQQQGPSQPHTQQVRGQASGQQGGSRRREKDSDCVIL